The Portunus trituberculatus isolate SZX2019 chromosome 19, ASM1759143v1, whole genome shotgun sequence genome contains a region encoding:
- the LOC123506163 gene encoding uncharacterized protein LOC123506163, whose translation MVVSRSPAATQAVEGQIRFGGVQLPLQDDIKILGVAIDRELRYDQHLASVARQTSQCVSALRRVASNLDPQGILTLYKAQIRPCMEYGALTWMSSAVTHTRRLDAVQRRALRLLGDDEEIADSVKSLEHRRDVAALTVCHKTQVLHTPHLTRLYLPPHHAQRATRQAAAGRRVTVPRSHTSQHLRTYKARAARLWNGFTEATPGVADMSNHQAKVAANTWRGTLPTPFLSSSSCT comes from the coding sequence ATGGTCGTCTCCCGGTCTCCCGCAGCTACCCAGGCCGTGGAGGGACAAATAAGGTTTGGGGGTGTCCAGCTGCCTCTCCAAGACGACATCAAGATCCTGGGTGTGGCCATTGACCGGGAGCTGCGCTACGACCAGCACCTCGCGTCTGTGgcccgccagacctctcagTGTGTGTCAGCCCTCCGCAGGGTGGCAAGCAACCTGGATCCCCAAGGCATCCTgacgctgtacaaggcacagatccgcccttgtatggaaTACGGAGCCTTGACGTGGATGTCTAGTGCTGTCACCCACACCAGGCGACTCGATGCGGTGCAGAGGCGCGCTCTCCGACTGCTGGGGGACGATGAGGAGATCGCCGACAGTGTGAAATCCCTGGAGCACCGTCGCGATGTGGCAGCTCTGACAGTCTGCCACAAGACACAGGTGCTCCACACTCCTCACCTCACCCGCCTGTACTTGCCGCCTCACCACGCCCAACGCGCGACGCGACAGGCAGCGGCCGGAAGACGTGTGACGGTGCCACGTTCACACACGTCACAGCATCTGAGGACTTACAAGGCCAGGGCAGCGCGTCTCTGGAACGGCTTCACGGAGGCCACGCCTGGTGTGGCAGACATGTCAAATCACCAGGCGAAAGTGGCTGCCAACACCTGGAGGGGCACACTCCCCACGCCGTTCCTGTCCAGCTCCTCCTGTACATAA